A region of the Longimicrobium sp. genome:
GCGACAGACGCGCGGTACCGCTCCTGGGGCGCCTGCTCGCGGACGCGGACACGTCGGTAGCGGCCACGGCGGCATTTGCGCTGGGGCAGGTGGCGGACAGCGCCGCGGTCCCGCTCCTCGCTCCGTACGTGACGGCGCAGCGGGTCGCCACGGCGCCGACGGTGGTGGGCGAGGCGGCGCTCGCGCTGGGGAAGATCCGCACACCGGCGGCACGCACGGCGGTGGAGAGCTTCCTGCTGGCGGCGCCGCGCACCGGCCCCGGCGTTCGCGAGGCGGTCAGTCTGGCGCTCCTTTCCGTCTACCGCTTCCCGCGTCCGGCGGACCCCGCGCCCATCCTCCCCTGGCTGGAGTCGCAGGACACGGCGATCCGCTGGCGTGCGGCGTACGCCCTCACGCGCCGCCCCGATCCGCGCGGCACGGCGGCGCTCTTCCCCTACGCCACCGATCCCGACGCGCTCGTCCGCTCCTTTGCGATCCGCGCCCTGACCGCGCCGCTCGCCGACAGCGCCGGGGTCGGACAGGCGCGCGCACTTCCGGTCATCCTCGCCGCCGCGCGCGACGCGGACCACGCGGTCAGCGTCAGCGCCGTGCGCGCGCTCGGCACGTACGCGGCGCCCGAGTCGCTTTCCGAGCTGGAGCGCCTCCTGGGGAGCCCCGATGCGTACCTCGCCATCAGTGCGGCCGAGTCGCTGGGCCGCCTGGCCACGCGCGCGCCCGGCTCCGCGGGGGCGCTCCGCACGGCGGCGCTGAACGCGAGCGCACCTGAAGCGCTGCGCGCGGCAGCCATCGCGGCGCTGGCAGAAGTGGCGCCCGCGCAGGCCCGTGAGGTCGCCGGCGCGCTCGCTCGGGAGCCGGGGTGGCGCATCCGGACCGCCGCCGCGCGTGCCTACGCCGAGATCGGCGACCGCGAGGCCGTGGCGTCGCTCGCGCGCGATCCTGAGGGCCGCGTCAGCGCCACCGCCATCGAAGCGGCGGTCGGCGCGGCGGGGGACACGGCGCTGGCGCCCATCCGCAACCTCCTGATCGAGTCGCTCGGCGCGCGCGACGTCATCCAGCGCACCAACGCGCTCGGCGGCCTGGGCAAGCTCACGGACCCGGCCACCCTCCCGGTGCTCCTCGACGCGTACGACCGAGCCCGCGCCGATTCGATGAACGACGCCGCCCTCGCCGCAGTCGATGCGCTGGGGGAGCTGGCGAAAAAGGACGCGTCGGCCGCACGCTCCTTCTTTGCGCGCTTCCAGAGATCCGGCGACTACCTCGTCCGCCAGCGCGCCGCCGCCGCGTTCGGTGACACGATGACGACGCGCGCATGGGGCCCCGCGCTCCCCGTGGAGGGACGCCAGCAGGCGGAATACGCGCGCTTGGCAGCGGCCTACGTGATCTCCGACGCGCGCCCACGTGCCCGCATCGTCACGAGCCGCGGCACCATCGAGGTCGAGCTGTTCGGCGCGGACGCGCCGGGGACGGCCGACAACTTCCTGACGCTGGCCCGCGCGGGGTACTTCAACGGGCAGGAGTGGCCGCGCGTCGTCCCTAACTTCGTGATCCAGGGCGGCGATCCGCGCGGGGACACTTCCGGCGGTCCGGGGTATTCCATCCGCGACGAGATCAACCGCCATCTGTACGGCACCGGGACGCTCGGGATGGCGCTCTCGGGGCCGGACACGGGGGGGAGCCAGTGGTTCATCACCCACTCGCCGCAGCCGCACCTGGACGGCACCTACACCGTCTTCGGCCAGGTGGTGAGCGGGATGGAGGTGGTGCACCGCGTCGTCCCCGGCGACCGCATCCTACGCATCGAGGAAGTGAAGTGAAGATCGACACAACGAGGATTTTGCTGGCTGCCCTGGCGCTCGCCGCGTGCGGCCCAGCCACGGCCAGCGCACCGGCGTCCGGAGCTTCGCCCGCGCCGGCGACGGAAGGCCCGCGCCAGGACCCCGCGGTCATCGCCGCGCAGCTTCAGCGCGCCACGCTGCCCTCGTCGCCGCGCCAGGCCAACTTCACCTGGGCGCTGGATGAGTCGGGAGCGCGCTTCAACGGCCGCGGAGTGGCACGCTTCCGCGCGCCGGACCGCTTCCGGATCGATCTCTTCGGCCCACGCGGCGAGACGTACTTCGCCGCCGCGCTGGTGGACGAGACGCCGCGCATCCCGGCCGCCATCGACCAGCAGCGCTTCCGCTTCCCCTCGCCCGCGCTGCTCTGGGCCACGGTCGGCGTCGTGCGCCCGCCGAGCACGGCACGGTTGGTGGACGCAACCAGCAACGCCGACGCGACGGTGGTCCGCTACGATCTGGGCGCCGACGGGACGCTGGAGTACCGCGCCCGCTCCGGAGTGCTCCAGAGCGTGCGCCGGCTGCGCGGCGGTGGCGTGCAGGAATCGATCGATCTGTCCCACGGGCCGGGCATCAACATCACCAGTGCGCGCTACCGGGAGTGGAACGCGCTCCGCACACTGAACCTCACGCTGGAATCGACCAACGATGTGGCATCCTTCTCGGAAGACATCTGGAGCCCGCCGGGCACTGCTCGGTAGCATCCTGCTGGCGGTTTCGCTCTCCGGGTGCTTCTATCAGCTCACCGGGGGCGGGCTGCCGCCCAACATCCGCACCGTCTACGTGGAGCTGTTCGAGAACACCACGCCGGACGAAGCGCTCCGCGGCGACGTGCAGCGCGCGCTGCAGCAGCGCCTTCCGCGCGAGCTGGGCGTGCGCCTCTCCGCGCAGGCCTCGGCCGACGCCATCATCCGCGGCACGCTTAGAGGCTACGACGAGACCACGCTGAACATCGCCGCGCAGGAGCAGACGGGTGGGCGCGTGCAGCCGGTGCAGCGCCGCCTGCAGATCACCTTCGACGCGGAAGTCTTCGACGTGCGCGGCGACAAGGTGCTCTGGCGCGGCAGCAACATCTCCGCGTTCGGCGACTACAACCCGAGCAACCAGACGATCAACGTCGCGCGGGAGAAGGCGGTCGTCGACATCATCCAAAAGGTGGTGCAGGGAGCGCAGTCGCAGTGGTAGCCGGCACGCTCCTCCGCATCGCGTCGCGCGGCAGCCAGCTGGCGCTCTGGCAGGCGCACGCCGTGGAGCGCGCCCTCCTCGCCGCCGACCCGGACGCCGAGGTGCGCATCGACGTGGTGAAGACGATCGGCGACAAGATCCTCGACGTCCCCCTCGCCAAGATCGGCGACAAGGGGCTCTTCACCAAGGAGCTGGATGAAGCGCTCCTTTCGGGCGCCGCGGACCTGGCCGTGCACTCGCTTAAGGACGTGCCCACGCGCCTTCCGGACGGCCTGGTGATCGCCGCCATCACCGTCCGCGAAGACCCGCGCGACGTGCTGATCCTGGCCCCTGGCCGCTCCGGATCGCTCGCGACGCTGCCGGCGGGCGCCCGTATTGGCACCAGCTCCCTGCGCCGCCGCGCGCAGCTCCAGGCGCGCCGGCCGGACCTGGAGGTGCTGGATCTGCGCGGCAACCTCAACACCCGCCTCGCCAAGCTAGACCGCGGCGAGTACGAGGGGATCATCCTGGCCGCCGCGGGCGTGCTGCGCCTGGGAT
Encoded here:
- the hemC gene encoding hydroxymethylbilane synthase, whose translation is MVAGTLLRIASRGSQLALWQAHAVERALLAADPDAEVRIDVVKTIGDKILDVPLAKIGDKGLFTKELDEALLSGAADLAVHSLKDVPTRLPDGLVIAAITVREDPRDVLILAPGRSGSLATLPAGARIGTSSLRRRAQLQARRPDLEVLDLRGNLNTRLAKLDRGEYEGIILAAAGVLRLGWDDRISEHLDPSDWLPAVGQGALAVVARADDEALLQRLRGLDHAPTAAATTAERAFLRALEGGCQVPIGALGELHDGRLTLHGLVASTSGETILRASAEGAPEDAAGLGRELADALLRRGAGELLAEIRREVPAARPGQP
- a CDS encoding HEAT repeat domain-containing protein; its protein translation is MIVPRHTPVLFLLLVAACAPAASVPGTPAPAPAGPRTVAEPGSPEVATRLLRLEDRREYDAAALESAATSANSADRRRAALAAGRIRDRRAVPLLGRLLADADTSVAATAAFALGQVADSAAVPLLAPYVTAQRVATAPTVVGEAALALGKIRTPAARTAVESFLLAAPRTGPGVREAVSLALLSVYRFPRPADPAPILPWLESQDTAIRWRAAYALTRRPDPRGTAALFPYATDPDALVRSFAIRALTAPLADSAGVGQARALPVILAAARDADHAVSVSAVRALGTYAAPESLSELERLLGSPDAYLAISAAESLGRLATRAPGSAGALRTAALNASAPEALRAAAIAALAEVAPAQAREVAGALAREPGWRIRTAAARAYAEIGDREAVASLARDPEGRVSATAIEAAVGAAGDTALAPIRNLLIESLGARDVIQRTNALGGLGKLTDPATLPVLLDAYDRARADSMNDAALAAVDALGELAKKDASAARSFFARFQRSGDYLVRQRAAAAFGDTMTTRAWGPALPVEGRQQAEYARLAAAYVISDARPRARIVTSRGTIEVELFGADAPGTADNFLTLARAGYFNGQEWPRVVPNFVIQGGDPRGDTSGGPGYSIRDEINRHLYGTGTLGMALSGPDTGGSQWFITHSPQPHLDGTYTVFGQVVSGMEVVHRVVPGDRILRIEEVK
- the lptE gene encoding LPS assembly lipoprotein LptE, with translation MWHPSRKTSGARRALLGSILLAVSLSGCFYQLTGGGLPPNIRTVYVELFENTTPDEALRGDVQRALQQRLPRELGVRLSAQASADAIIRGTLRGYDETTLNIAAQEQTGGRVQPVQRRLQITFDAEVFDVRGDKVLWRGSNISAFGDYNPSNQTINVAREKAVVDIIQKVVQGAQSQW